From Bacillus clarus, the proteins below share one genomic window:
- a CDS encoding MFS transporter, which yields MNSWKNPILLLSGIGISYLGNWIYLIALNIAILNLTGSATAVAGLYIIRPIAMLITNTWAGSVIDRVNKRSLMIFIDIVRGILIILIPFIGSLGFIYLLLLLINIIGVFFGPSSSIYITKLVPPENRKKFNSIMNLTSSGAFLTGPAIAGILIMYVGTDLCIIINAITFLICAFFIYLLPNVDENTEEIREPIHLKTIIEDWKTVRDFARKTKYFIIVYLLFQGAMLIGFALDSQEVTYIKQNLKLTDRDYGIIVSITGIGALAGAFVAAVCSKKIHLKLYIGAGMLLTSIGYIFFYSSFHFITATFSFAFLGFFISFANTGYATFFQNNVPVKIMGRFGSLADMIQGFIQIVFTLLLGFLAEWFSLQLICLVFSIVGTLFATILFVTILIPSKTNYFKESSGVYL from the coding sequence TTGAATTCTTGGAAAAATCCTATTCTTTTATTATCAGGAATAGGCATCTCATATTTAGGAAATTGGATTTATTTAATTGCGCTTAATATCGCAATTTTAAATTTAACAGGTTCTGCCACAGCTGTTGCAGGTCTTTATATTATTAGACCAATCGCAATGTTAATCACAAATACTTGGGCTGGAAGTGTAATTGATCGAGTTAACAAAAGAAGTTTAATGATATTTATTGATATTGTTAGAGGAATTTTGATTATCTTAATTCCTTTTATAGGATCGCTAGGGTTTATATATTTATTACTCTTGTTAATTAATATTATAGGTGTATTTTTTGGACCAAGTTCATCTATTTATATCACTAAATTAGTTCCGCCAGAAAATCGTAAAAAATTTAATTCAATAATGAATCTAACTAGTTCAGGTGCCTTTCTAACAGGTCCAGCAATTGCTGGAATTCTTATTATGTATGTTGGTACAGATCTATGTATTATTATTAATGCCATTACTTTTTTGATTTGTGCGTTTTTTATCTACCTTCTTCCTAATGTGGATGAAAATACAGAGGAAATACGAGAACCTATTCATTTGAAAACTATTATTGAAGATTGGAAAACAGTGAGAGATTTCGCTCGGAAAACAAAATATTTCATTATTGTTTATTTATTATTTCAAGGTGCAATGTTAATTGGGTTTGCATTAGATTCACAGGAAGTCACATATATTAAACAAAACTTAAAACTAACTGATAGAGATTACGGAATAATAGTAAGTATAACGGGAATAGGTGCATTAGCTGGAGCGTTTGTCGCAGCAGTTTGTTCTAAAAAAATCCATCTAAAGTTATATATAGGTGCTGGAATGTTACTAACATCCATAGGATATATCTTCTTTTACTCATCCTTTCATTTTATCACCGCAACTTTTTCATTTGCTTTTCTAGGGTTCTTTATATCCTTTGCGAATACAGGGTATGCAACGTTCTTTCAAAATAATGTACCAGTAAAAATCATGGGTAGATTTGGAAGCCTAGCTGATATGATTCAAGGTTTTATACAAATAGTCTTCACACTTCTTTTAGGATTTTTGGCAGAGTGGTTCTCATTACAGCTAATTTGTCTTGTCTTTTCTATTGTTGGTACACTATTTGCTACAATTCTTTTTGTAACAATCTTAATACCCTCAAAAACGAATTATTTTAAAGAAAGTTCAGGTGTTTATCTCTAA
- a CDS encoding S8 family serine peptidase has product MQKDINHNLQKWNDEKIYGKNIKIAVLDTGIDKNSSDLSYIKGVNFTSDNVDEFADDNGHGTKIAGIIGARKNNHTLLGIAPESDLYIAKVANGNGDVKFENLVKGIYWDIEQNVDIINISLEFSGRNGELHEAVKKASEKNIIVVSSSGNIKQEGDSGNAYPGAYPEVIGVGMLNVKGKIYAEEFKKKKVDVFAPGEDIFSLYFDNKMTLDTGVSFATAYTPGYSALLIQKHKDNNTRYDQKQIISELKKDLEKKM; this is encoded by the coding sequence ATGCAAAAAGATATTAACCATAATCTTCAAAAATGGAATGATGAAAAGATTTATGGTAAGAATATAAAAATTGCTGTTCTTGATACAGGTATTGATAAAAATAGTAGTGATTTGAGTTACATAAAAGGCGTTAATTTCACCAGTGATAATGTCGATGAATTTGCTGATGATAATGGACATGGAACGAAAATTGCTGGTATTATTGGTGCTCGTAAAAATAACCACACGCTTTTAGGGATTGCACCAGAATCAGATTTGTATATCGCTAAAGTAGCTAACGGGAACGGAGATGTAAAGTTTGAAAATCTTGTTAAAGGTATTTATTGGGATATAGAACAAAATGTGGATATTATTAATATTAGTTTAGAGTTTTCAGGTAGAAATGGTGAATTACATGAGGCGGTCAAAAAGGCTAGTGAAAAAAATATAATTGTAGTTTCCTCTTCAGGAAATATTAAACAGGAAGGTGATTCTGGTAACGCTTATCCTGGTGCGTATCCTGAAGTTATTGGAGTAGGAATGCTAAATGTTAAAGGGAAAATCTATGCTGAGGAATTTAAAAAGAAAAAAGTAGATGTATTTGCCCCAGGAGAAGATATATTCTCTTTGTATTTTGATAATAAAATGACTCTTGATACAGGGGTATCATTCGCAACGGCTTATACACCGGGTTATAGTGCCTTGTTAATTCAGAAACATAAAGATAATAATACTCGTTATGATCAAAAACAAATTATATCAGAGTTAAAAAAAGATTTAGAGAAAAAAATGTAA
- a CDS encoding IS6 family transposase — protein sequence MEKENLFKWKHYQPELILLTVRWYLRYNLSFRNLVEMMEERGLSIAHTTIMRWVHQYEPQLEEKIRHHLKSTNDSWRVDETYIKVKRKWMYLYRAVDSEGNTIGFYLSKSRDKQAAKRFFKKALAFSYISKPRVITIDKNPAYPVAIQALKEEKHMPEGIKIRQVRYLNNIVGQGHRFIKKRVRPMLGFKSFKTATSILSGVEAMHMIKKEQLDLRYQSVQNPKEFIHHLFGLTA from the coding sequence ATAGAAAAGGAAAATTTGTTCAAATGGAAGCATTATCAGCCGGAACTAATTTTATTAACAGTAAGGTGGTACCTACGGTACAATTTGAGCTTCCGTAACCTGGTGGAAATGATGGAGGAAAGAGGCTTATCCATAGCTCACACAACGATTATGCGATGGGTTCATCAATATGAACCTCAATTAGAAGAGAAAATACGGCATCATCTTAAATCAACAAACGATTCATGGAGAGTCGATGAAACCTATATTAAAGTGAAAAGGAAATGGATGTATTTATATCGTGCCGTTGATTCAGAAGGGAATACCATTGGTTTTTATCTAAGTAAATCAAGGGATAAACAAGCAGCCAAGCGCTTTTTCAAGAAAGCCTTGGCTTTTTCATACATTTCTAAACCTCGTGTGATAACAATAGATAAAAACCCTGCCTATCCTGTAGCGATTCAAGCGTTGAAAGAAGAGAAACATATGCCCGAAGGCATAAAGATAAGGCAAGTTAGATATCTCAATAATATAGTGGGACAAGGTCATCGTTTTATTAAGAAACGTGTGCGTCCTATGTTGGGGTTTAAGTCATTTAAAACTGCAACTTCTATATTGAGTGGTGTTGAAGCCATGCATATGATTAAAAAAGAACAGCTTGATTTACGGTATCAGTCTGTCCAAAATCCGAAAGAATTCATCCATCACCTGTTTGGGCTAACAGCATAA
- a CDS encoding DinB family protein: MDKFVNDKFYETRNNLLKEITLLSDAQFNSKPDINKWSIAQVCHHLVLLDEAAIKVISFGLKEIDSTQKERQEIHSILLDRTKKFTAPEILEPSLEPFEVQQMIDLLNDSRKKLMTFLSTIEDVSILAKKSVKHPALGELLLDQWIELIYLHEQRHIEQMQEIKLLFES; encoded by the coding sequence ATGGATAAATTTGTGAATGACAAGTTTTATGAAACGAGAAATAACCTATTAAAGGAGATTACTTTATTAAGTGATGCTCAATTCAATAGTAAGCCAGATATAAATAAATGGAGTATAGCACAAGTTTGTCATCACTTAGTTTTATTAGATGAGGCAGCTATAAAAGTTATTTCATTTGGATTAAAAGAGATTGATAGTACCCAAAAAGAGCGTCAAGAAATTCACTCTATATTATTAGATAGAACGAAAAAATTTACAGCTCCAGAAATTCTTGAACCAAGCTTAGAACCATTTGAAGTTCAGCAAATGATTGATTTGTTAAACGATTCGAGAAAAAAATTGATGACTTTTCTTAGTACAATAGAAGATGTATCCATATTAGCGAAAAAATCAGTGAAGCATCCTGCTCTGGGGGAATTACTTCTTGATCAATGGATAGAACTGATATATTTGCATGAACAGCGTCACATAGAACAAATGCAAGAGATAAAACTACTTTTTGAAAGTTGA
- a CDS encoding GNAT family N-acetyltransferase, whose protein sequence is MNKIQGDKVFLRLLSREDAIFIFDSTEIEEIRFMTGTTKRFKLEEVEAHIQKSVADPTRVDFAVCLSETNEVIGDLAILEIDEENRKAFYRISMHNLNIVGKGYGSEATQLALSYAFDVLQLNRVQLEVYSHNPRGIRAYEKAGFIQEGRLRESIFINNQFSDEIIMSVLKRDYEKQKR, encoded by the coding sequence ATGAACAAAATTCAAGGGGATAAAGTATTTTTAAGATTACTTAGTAGAGAAGACGCGATATTCATATTTGATTCAACAGAAATAGAAGAAATTCGTTTTATGACAGGGACTACGAAACGATTTAAACTTGAAGAAGTTGAAGCACATATTCAAAAAAGTGTTGCTGATCCAACACGTGTAGATTTTGCTGTTTGCCTAAGTGAAACAAATGAAGTCATTGGAGATTTAGCTATTTTAGAAATAGATGAGGAGAATCGAAAAGCGTTTTATCGTATTTCGATGCATAATTTAAACATAGTAGGGAAAGGGTACGGCTCAGAAGCTACTCAACTGGCACTAAGTTATGCATTTGATGTATTACAACTTAATCGTGTCCAGTTAGAAGTATATAGTCATAATCCACGAGGAATTCGTGCATATGAAAAAGCAGGTTTTATACAAGAAGGAAGATTGAGAGAATCGATATTCATTAATAATCAATTTTCTGATGAAATCATTATGAGTGTATTAAAAAGGGATTATGAAAAGCAAAAGAGATAA
- a CDS encoding ArsR/SmtB family transcription factor, whose product MNDFHIYEEQADLLRYIAHPVRLQLLQELIRRGGCNVTELCHILKTPQSTTSQHLAKLKSARIVRSINQGTVKTYQVCHEQIHPIINILMNAK is encoded by the coding sequence ATGAATGATTTTCATATATATGAAGAACAAGCGGATCTACTCAGATATATTGCACACCCTGTCCGACTTCAATTACTTCAGGAACTGATACGAAGAGGTGGTTGTAATGTGACTGAACTATGTCATATATTAAAAACCCCCCAATCTACCACTTCCCAACACCTTGCAAAATTGAAAAGTGCTCGTATTGTGAGAAGTATTAATCAAGGAACAGTGAAAACATATCAGGTATGTCATGAACAGATACATCCAATTATTAATATCTTAATGAATGCGAAATAG
- a CDS encoding DUF5065 family protein has translation MKLGKVILVGLLTFGSFTAVDMISTTKQAAAATQDNLSLNLSAESYRQGQNVIFKLINDTDQKAHFYVSTEKLSKDGWVYYDAYPYHTELPANTWEEGWLESGWGGIIVESGTYRFKVETTKADGTKNIFYSEMFELAKNPIME, from the coding sequence GTGAAATTAGGAAAAGTTATTCTAGTTGGATTATTGACTTTTGGAAGTTTTACGGCGGTAGATATGATTTCAACAACAAAGCAAGCAGCTGCGGCTACGCAGGATAATTTAAGTTTGAATCTTTCAGCCGAATCATATAGACAAGGTCAAAATGTTATTTTCAAATTGATAAATGATACTGATCAAAAAGCGCATTTTTATGTAAGTACTGAGAAATTGAGTAAAGATGGATGGGTTTATTATGATGCTTATCCTTATCATACTGAATTACCGGCAAACACATGGGAAGAAGGTTGGTTAGAATCAGGTTGGGGTGGAATAATTGTAGAATCGGGTACATATCGTTTCAAAGTTGAAACCACAAAAGCTGATGGTACCAAAAACATATTTTACTCAGAGATGTTTGAATTAGCGAAAAATCCAATAATGGAATAA
- a CDS encoding DUF4879 domain-containing protein, with product MLKKVALGISSLAITAFVGLGMATEASAGPAAPLSSLNVVQVESEQGGVETINPNNFSTTRNHGGSYLYIYTKEIGYGQNPFAKMNGSSVQSIGSSVIGGNPVVGWYYKWDASGHQQGTFEYQKTSINFPFNTMRTSLYIQ from the coding sequence ATGTTAAAAAAAGTAGCATTAGGAATTTCATCTTTAGCAATAACTGCATTTGTTGGCTTAGGAATGGCAACAGAGGCTTCCGCTGGCCCTGCAGCACCACTATCCTCACTAAATGTTGTGCAAGTAGAGTCTGAGCAAGGCGGGGTAGAAACGATTAATCCAAATAACTTTAGTACAACTCGAAATCATGGAGGAAGTTACTTATATATTTACACGAAAGAAATCGGATATGGCCAAAATCCGTTTGCAAAAATGAATGGATCGTCAGTGCAAAGTATTGGATCGTCAGTTATTGGCGGAAATCCAGTTGTTGGTTGGTATTATAAATGGGATGCATCGGGACATCAACAAGGTACATTTGAATACCAAAAAACGTCTATTAATTTTCCTTTCAACACAATGCGTACGTCACTATATATACAATAA
- a CDS encoding transglutaminase domain-containing protein, with translation MKKTNKYLTKIVLCSTILIGGLQIPAVSYAATNQKVAALQGDAKLLQGFQQEIKKHIDNRKENITITYKTKNNNIKEVMNTLVKAYDKVVDSDEYLKYNVASTNYSIRGIPGNYTFTLNIKYRESKQQTQYVKTQTKSIVNSIVKTGMDGHEKVKVIHDYIVKHVSYDTSYKAYTAYEALANRSAVCQGYALLTYQLLKEAGIESHIVTGTGNGQAHAWNIVKIEGKWYHLDTTFDDPIPDKQGRVTYSYFNMSDEQLGKDHQWDRSKYPKAITTYYNELTNKIKSGSPKALTYQQMLKDTNLVYLSAQYGANNYNELKKKLQQQFASKPKKVEVRYKQSMDGTMQDVKKVLNEISWPKGAKKVSYQVAPYTAQAGYSLATVTFTY, from the coding sequence ATGAAGAAAACAAACAAGTACTTAACAAAGATCGTACTTTGTTCGACGATACTGATTGGTGGTTTACAAATTCCCGCTGTTTCTTATGCAGCTACAAATCAAAAAGTTGCAGCTCTACAAGGGGATGCAAAACTATTACAAGGATTTCAGCAAGAAATAAAGAAGCATATTGATAATCGTAAAGAGAACATTACCATTACATATAAAACAAAAAATAATAATATTAAAGAAGTTATGAATACGCTTGTTAAAGCGTACGACAAGGTAGTAGATTCGGATGAATACTTAAAATATAATGTAGCAAGTACAAACTATTCAATTCGTGGTATACCAGGAAACTATACATTCACATTGAATATCAAATACCGTGAATCAAAACAACAAACTCAATATGTAAAGACACAAACAAAATCAATTGTAAATTCTATTGTTAAGACTGGAATGGATGGACATGAAAAAGTAAAAGTAATTCATGATTATATAGTGAAACATGTTTCATACGATACTTCATACAAAGCTTATACGGCATATGAGGCATTAGCAAATCGTTCAGCGGTTTGTCAAGGATATGCATTATTAACCTATCAATTGCTAAAAGAAGCAGGAATAGAATCTCATATTGTAACAGGAACTGGAAATGGACAAGCACATGCTTGGAATATAGTGAAAATTGAGGGGAAATGGTATCATCTTGACACAACATTCGATGATCCAATTCCAGACAAACAAGGGCGAGTAACATATTCTTACTTTAATATGTCTGATGAACAATTGGGAAAAGACCATCAATGGGATCGTAGTAAATATCCAAAAGCGATAACAACCTACTATAATGAATTAACAAATAAGATAAAATCAGGTAGCCCAAAAGCATTAACATATCAGCAAATGCTAAAGGATACAAACCTTGTTTATTTATCTGCACAATATGGGGCGAATAACTATAATGAGTTGAAGAAAAAATTGCAACAGCAATTTGCATCAAAACCCAAAAAAGTAGAGGTTCGTTATAAACAATCTATGGATGGAACCATGCAAGACGTAAAGAAAGTACTGAATGAAATTTCTTGGCCAAAAGGTGCAAAAAAAGTATCTTACCAAGTAGCACCTTATACTGCACAAGCTGGATATTCATTGGCGACAGTTACATTTACGTACTAA
- a CDS encoding SpaA isopeptide-forming pilin-related protein, whose protein sequence is MKRRMLTKWFGIISLIIMLLGVSIPQAAAEIIHQEKFQVNWNYIKFKGNAVKIKADLLRTSSKDVAYCLSPDLNSPNGDDLSEIGKENDFVYRVLLYGYPQKTPAELGVSTKEEAYYATQLAIWIASKKIEIADSKPENQQVYNLVKHLVEKASKGTEVQEAYLNVIPTGKQTVEQNGEYFETNLYTVQSNAVSGVYSVQMEGAPEGVKIINEQGEKKNEFSIEEKFKVMIPKNATSGNFKIRVNAKLQSLQAVIFDGQHRVQNTTALLPRMSEKSSTDIVVRWELLGSLKIMKVGENREALKGAVFEVVSENGDFRQVITTTENGIATLNQLPTGTYIVKEIQAPEGYVLDPTMKKMEVKTGEIAEIEIKNQKITSGLEIKKVHATYENTKQSYDIQSKEHTIENDFASKEKHHLPSTGAKFPTVPFVGLGFVILGIYILKIRKDHS, encoded by the coding sequence ATGAAACGTAGGATGTTAACAAAATGGTTTGGAATTATAAGTTTAATCATTATGTTGCTAGGGGTTTCTATTCCACAAGCAGCAGCCGAGATAATACATCAAGAAAAGTTTCAAGTGAACTGGAATTATATTAAATTCAAAGGTAATGCAGTAAAAATAAAGGCAGACTTACTAAGAACGTCATCAAAAGATGTTGCATATTGTTTATCGCCTGATCTGAATTCACCTAATGGAGACGATCTTTCTGAGATTGGAAAAGAGAATGATTTTGTATATCGTGTCTTACTTTATGGATACCCTCAAAAAACGCCGGCTGAATTAGGAGTTTCTACAAAAGAGGAAGCCTACTATGCAACTCAATTAGCTATCTGGATTGCATCCAAAAAAATTGAAATAGCTGATTCAAAACCAGAAAACCAACAGGTATATAACCTTGTAAAACATTTGGTAGAAAAAGCTTCTAAAGGTACTGAAGTTCAGGAAGCATATTTGAACGTAATACCTACTGGGAAACAAACTGTAGAGCAAAATGGGGAATATTTTGAAACAAATTTATATACAGTTCAATCAAATGCAGTATCTGGAGTATACTCAGTTCAAATGGAGGGTGCACCAGAAGGAGTTAAAATAATAAATGAACAAGGTGAAAAAAAGAATGAATTCTCTATAGAGGAAAAATTTAAAGTTATGATTCCCAAAAACGCAACAAGTGGAAATTTCAAGATAAGAGTAAATGCAAAATTGCAGAGCTTACAAGCAGTTATCTTTGACGGTCAACATAGGGTTCAAAATACAACTGCATTATTACCAAGAATGAGTGAAAAAAGCAGTACAGATATAGTAGTTAGATGGGAACTTTTAGGTTCGTTAAAAATTATGAAGGTAGGAGAAAATAGAGAAGCTTTAAAAGGAGCAGTGTTTGAGGTTGTAAGTGAAAATGGGGATTTTAGACAAGTAATCACTACAACTGAGAATGGGATTGCTACATTAAATCAACTTCCTACTGGTACGTATATTGTAAAAGAAATTCAGGCTCCAGAGGGCTATGTACTTGATCCTACAATGAAAAAAATGGAAGTGAAAACTGGCGAGATAGCAGAAATAGAAATAAAGAATCAAAAAATAACAAGTGGCCTGGAAATTAAAAAAGTACATGCTACATATGAAAATACTAAACAATCTTATGATATACAAAGTAAAGAGCACACAATAGAAAACGATTTTGCAAGTAAGGAAAAGCATCACCTGCCATCAACAGGAGCGAAGTTTCCAACTGTCCCGTTTGTAGGATTAGGATTTGTTATTTTAGGAATCTATATATTAAAAATAAGAAAAGATCATAGTTAA
- a CDS encoding VanZ family protein yields MLGLYSVLILYFMFLGFDRLGLKYINHEYEYQLIPSSIPLCLPNMVDGKDFNLWFFNFGNLTAFIPFGVLISMLYRCNFIRFITSFCITILILEVLQMVTFLGGFDIDDVIVNAMGATIGFCAYKIGFRSNNTLKNFIIIGVTAFILTLGVLVVVGEINKSLKNGTVIALNQLTESTGYVLKVNNSTGFKVAHKKIEPKLNMYSSKGTNSQQFKYLLKGKYAKLSGYLGIPDGASKHSGKIIISIDGKDVQTIQFSEESISTSTSSFEIELDKANELSIKFYDTDAFLWDVKLTEWKK; encoded by the coding sequence ATATTAGGACTATATTCCGTTCTAATCCTCTACTTTATGTTTCTTGGTTTCGATAGATTGGGCTTAAAATATATTAACCATGAATATGAATACCAGTTAATTCCGAGTAGCATTCCTTTGTGCTTACCAAATATGGTAGATGGGAAAGATTTTAATCTATGGTTTTTTAATTTTGGAAATTTAACAGCATTCATACCTTTTGGGGTATTAATTTCTATGTTATATCGTTGTAACTTTATTAGATTTATTACTTCATTCTGTATTACTATTCTTATACTAGAAGTCCTACAAATGGTTACTTTTCTTGGTGGCTTTGACATTGATGATGTAATTGTGAATGCAATGGGTGCTACAATAGGATTTTGTGCATATAAAATAGGATTTCGTTCTAATAATACTCTGAAAAACTTTATTATTATAGGTGTAACAGCATTTATCTTGACATTAGGAGTACTTGTAGTTGTAGGTGAAATTAATAAATCCCTAAAAAACGGAACTGTTATAGCACTAAATCAACTGACAGAAAGTACTGGATATGTACTGAAAGTTAACAATTCCACTGGCTTTAAAGTGGCTCATAAAAAAATTGAACCTAAATTAAATATGTATAGTAGTAAAGGGACAAATTCTCAGCAATTTAAATACTTGTTAAAAGGTAAGTATGCAAAACTTTCGGGATATCTCGGTATCCCTGATGGTGCTAGCAAACATTCCGGTAAGATAATTATTTCTATTGATGGAAAAGATGTACAAACCATTCAATTCTCTGAAGAAAGCATATCTACATCCACAAGCTCTTTTGAGATAGAGTTGGATAAAGCAAATGAACTTAGTATTAAATTTTATGATACAGATGCGTTTCTATGGGATGTTAAGCTTACAGAATGGAAAAAATAA
- a CDS encoding phospholipase C — protein sequence MKRKIFAIASVIALTAPIQSVAFAHESDHQYDPPIAQRWSAESIHNEGVSSHLWIVNRAIDIMSQNTTVVKQHETALLNEWRTDLEKGIYSADYQNPYYDNSTFASHFYDPDSGKTYIPFAKQAKQTGAKYFKLAGEAYQNKDLKNAFFYLGLSLHYLGDVNQPMHAANFTNISHPFGFHSKYENFVDTVKDNNKVTDGNGYWNWKSANPEEWVHASAVAAKADFPSIVNDNTKSWFLKAAVSQDSADKWRAEVTPVTGKRLMEAQRITAGYIHLWFDTYVNNK from the coding sequence ATGAAGAGAAAAATTTTCGCTATAGCTTCTGTAATTGCTTTAACAGCTCCTATTCAAAGTGTGGCGTTTGCACATGAAAGTGATCACCAGTATGATCCACCTATTGCTCAAAGATGGTCAGCAGAATCTATACATAATGAAGGAGTAAGTTCTCATTTATGGATTGTAAACAGAGCCATTGATATTATGTCTCAAAATACGACTGTTGTGAAGCAACATGAGACAGCTCTATTAAACGAATGGCGTACTGATTTGGAGAAAGGTATTTACTCTGCGGATTATCAAAACCCATACTATGATAATTCCACATTCGCTTCACACTTCTATGATCCTGATTCAGGAAAAACGTATATTCCATTTGCTAAACAAGCAAAGCAAACAGGAGCGAAGTATTTTAAACTAGCTGGTGAAGCTTATCAAAATAAAGATCTGAAAAATGCATTCTTTTATTTAGGATTATCACTTCATTATTTAGGGGATGTTAACCAGCCTATGCATGCAGCAAACTTTACTAACATTTCGCATCCATTTGGCTTCCACTCAAAATATGAAAACTTCGTTGATACAGTGAAAGACAATAATAAAGTAACGGATGGAAATGGCTATTGGAATTGGAAAAGTGCAAATCCAGAAGAATGGGTTCATGCATCAGCAGTTGCAGCAAAAGCTGATTTCCCATCAATTGTTAATGATAATACGAAAAGTTGGTTCCTAAAAGCAGCGGTATCACAAGACTCTGCTGACAAATGGCGTGCTGAAGTAACACCGGTAACAGGAAAACGTTTAATGGAAGCACAGCGTATTACAGCTGGATATATTCATTTATGGTTTGATACGTATGTGAATAACAAATAA